From one Magnolia sinica isolate HGM2019 chromosome 18, MsV1, whole genome shotgun sequence genomic stretch:
- the LOC131232352 gene encoding uncharacterized protein LOC131232352, with the protein MANGNAQVIILKLTKSNYDNWCIQMRALLGAQDVMDIAEDGYSEPVSKEAEVALEEAQKVLLRSDRKKDCKAKSIIYQGLDESTFEIIASVKTSKEVWETLYKTHKGADKVKKIRLQSLRGEFESLKMNLPETIADYYTRVMIIANQLRRNGETLTDTRISEKILRSLDLKFDYIVVAIEETKDLETMSVEELVGSLQVHE; encoded by the coding sequence ATGGCAAACGGCAATGCTCAGGTTATTATTCTGAAGCTCACTAAAAGCAACTACGACAACTGGTGTATTCAAATGAGAGCACTATTAGGTGCTCAGGATGTTATGGACATCGCCGAGGATGGCTATTCCGAACCAGTCTCCAAAGAAGCAGAAGTTGCTTTGGAAGAAGCACAAAAGGTACTCCTCAGATCCGATCGAAAAAAAGATTGCAAAGCAAAGTCCATCATATACCAAGGACTTGATGAATCCACGTTTGAGATCATAGCATCTGTCAAGACGTCCAAAGAAGTCTGGGAGACTCTCTACAAAACACACAAAGGCGCTGATAAAGTAAAGAAGATTCGTCTCCAATCTCTTCGAGGTGAATTCGAATCTTTGAAAATGAATCTCCCAGAAACTATTGCTGATTATTATACACGAGTCATGATAATTGCAAACCAGCTTAGAAGGAATGGCGAGACTCTCACTGACACGAGAATCTCAGAGAAAATTTTACGATCTTTAGATCTAAAATTTGACTATATTGTCGTGGCCATAGAAGAGACAAAAGATTTAGAGACTATGTCCGTGGAAGAACTTGTGGGCTCGTTGCAAGTCCATGAATAG